The DNA region TCAACAGCAGCTATGCAATGAAGATCCCAATATTTACAAGAAGCACGTCAAGCATGACAGTATCAACATACCAGGATCTCATGGATGAGAGCAACACATTAAGGGAAATATCGTCAAAATCAAGGTACATGGTAAAATTATATGCAATACATGCGGATAAATTAATAATGAAGAGCATTGTTTCAGGCAATTCAGAGATGTACTTTTCAAATCCGCCGGTTATGATCATGGAGGCCATGTGGGGCGGAGACGCTTCAAAATTGATATACAATGATAATATATATTTATCAAGCAAGTGGCCATACGTCGTTGCATATATAATAGAAAAGATGGCCTATGCTGTTGCGGTCATGCATGAAAACGGCTATGTTCATTTAGACCTAAAGCCCGAGAATTTTCTCTTCGATAGAATACCCGGAAACACAATATCCGATCTAATATCAAACATAAAATCAGGATCATTGACACCAAAGCTATCAGACCTTGGATCAGCCGTAAAAATAGGCAGACCGCCGACACAGTACACAAGGTCATATGTATCATTCGAGCAGATAGCGGCAATAATAAATAAAAGCCCCACAACACCTGCCATGGATATATATTCTCTTGGTGCCGCAACATATTCTATGTTAACAAGAAAGCCCTATAATAATCCATTATTTTTAAAGAAGAGCGATGAGGTCGTTGATGTTTACCTTGCATATCTAAGAAAGGATCCAACGGTTAACAGGCATGTACTAAACACAAAGCTTGTTGAATTAAGAAAGGCATTTCTTGTACAGCCTCCTGTATCAGGAGTACCAAGGGAGTTTCAGGCAGTATTATCAAGAATGACGTCAAAGAACCCAAGGTTAAGGCCAACGGCAGCAGACGTTGCGAGAAAGATGCATTCAATATACAAAAAATACATTTAATCGTCCTTCTTTTTGCTTGATAAACCGTATAGATCGAGAAGTCTTTGAACCTTTTTATACTCGTTTAAAAATTTATAACCTTCCTCTGTGATCTTATAATCCTTTTCAGATAACTTTTTTAAAAGCCCTGATGATTCAAGCTGGTCCATGTAAACCTTCGCCCTGGTGTAAGGTACTTCGATATCACGAACGATATCACTTACCGTTGCATCATCTTTTGCAACGTAGGATAGTATTTCTATCTTGATCTCAGTTTGTGTTCGATACTTCCTCATTTTTATCACTTTTTAAAACACGGTAAACAGGCAGGGAAAATGTGAAAACACCTAAAACGAGAAGTATGGCGGATATTCCGTAAATGATCTTTATGAGCAGTACAGTGTTGATAATCATTATAAGTATAGATAGAAAGAACAGCAGGAATGATAAAAATATGCCTTTTGAATACCTATTCTTTCTTTTTCTATAGAATATAAAAAGGTCATATGCAACAAAATAAAGGCTTAGAACAAGAAAAACATCACTGATAACTCCAAAGGCAAATGCAGATAAAAATACTGATTTCATGTCGTTATAGTATATTAAAAAGAATGCCAGGGCCTCAAATAATGCTATGAAATCTATTGAAACGCTTGATACAAATGAAAAGATGCCTGATAAAAAGGCCAAACTAAAAAACATGTATATTAATATAAGAAGCTTTACTGTATATATGCTTTTTACCTTTATAGCCATGTATAGTATGGGTGCTATTGAAACAATCAGACCTGCGGAGAATACCGATATTATAATATCATCAAGCATTTATTATTTATATACAATTGTTATATATATCTTTATTCAATTAATTGAATAATCCTTAAAATTATTAAAGCATAAACATTTAATAATGTTATTTACATTGAAAAATCATGGATCAGTTGAAAATACTTAGAATCAATGCAAGAACTACTTTTCCAGGCGGCGTTGAATCATATATTAAAAATGTCAATTCAATGCTTTTAAAAAAGAATATACAAACATTTACCTTTGAGATAAACGTTACAGATTACGATTTTGATTATGGAGGTAACTATTATGTCGTAAAAAAGGATAATTCTCCATTTAAAAGGGTAATAAATGATGCATATTATGATGATTATGTTTACAAAAAACTGAATGAAATATACAATAATTTTAAGCCCGATATTATACATTTGCACAGGTTTAAGGTCGATTATTAAACGATAATTAAATTCATAAGGGAAAAGAACATTCCTGTTGTTTTCACGGCACATGATGCAGATTTGATATGTCCAATATCTACCCTGGTAAGGCCTGGCGGAACAGTATGCGATGGTGGCATAAAAACAAGATGCATGTTCACAGGATGCAAAACAGGTTTAAATGTTCCGTATGAAATATTAAGATACCACTCATTTCTAAAAAACCACTCAATTATAAAAATGTACCTTACACCAAGCAATGCACTGACAAATTATATAAAATCATTTATAGATAGTAGCGTGGAAACCCTCTATTCATTTATAAATTTTCCAGAACGTTTAGATAAAAACAATGAGGAAAATTCCTTTGGATATATAGGCAGGATTGTTAAGGAAAAGGGAATACAGGATGTACTAAGGGCTTGTAAAATATTAAAGTATAAAAGCATTTAATTCAATTATCTGATCTGTGGCAGATCATTTACAAGGAAGAGCAGTCTGTACAGGCATTATAAAGAAGTGCATCACACATCAATAAAACATCTGAATGCTAACAAAGTAGCGACAAGCAGTGACAGAGAGATCAGACCATTCATTAAATAATTAAATAAACATAATATGCATAATGATAATCAATGAGAATTCTTGAAATTGCATATGCACCTCCAGAATCCGGTGGCGGGGTAGAGAGGTTTTCCAACGGCCTTTCACTGTATGCTGCGGAAAAAGGTAATAATGTTACTGTAATAATTTCCGGAAAATGTAATAATATTTTTAATGAAAATAATGTTAATTATGTTCAACTAAAGGTAAAATCTCCATTTTTTAGGAAATTATTATTTAATATAAAGGTTTATTTTTATGCAAAAAGGAATAAAACCAAATTTGATATTATACACATCAACGGGGATAATGGATGTCTTGCATCAAAGATCAAGGGCATAAAAAAGATCATGACACTTCATGGCACATCAAGATTTTCCGCTGGTTTCGATTTAAATAAAATAATGCATGGGTCATTAATATGGTATTTAAAACATCCAAATTTGACGGTATCTTATTATCTTGAGAAATATGCTGCAGCAAAAAGCGATGTGGTCATATCTGTTTCATCTAGGCTCACAGAAATTTTAAAAAAAATTTTCCACAGAGATGATATAATTACAATAAACATTGGTATAGATATAAATTATTATAAACCAGGAAACAAAATGGAATTAAGGAATCAATTAAACCTAAAAAATGATGCTATTTATGCACTCTGGGTTGGCATGTCTCCGCAAAGAAAAAGGCTTGATTTTTCAATAAAATTAATAAAAAATTCAAGGAATATGCATTTAATATGCATCGGCAATACCGGTACATATGAGAATGATGATCGGATACATATTATGGGGCATGTTGATGATTCTGTCCTTTTAAAATATTATCAGGCCTGCGATTTTTTACTCCTTCCATCTGTTTCTGAGGCGTTCAGCCTTACAGTTATTGAGGCTATGGCATGTGGTCTTGTCCCGGTAACCGGCAAAAATGTGTACACTCCGGGATTAAAAAATAATATTAATTCATTTATAGCATCCAGCGATGATGAATATATAAATATTATAAATAAAATTGAAAACAATCCGGAAATATTATCAAAAATGTCTGAAAACGCAATACAAAATGCCCTAGAATATTCCTCATATAAATCATTTGAAAAGTACCTGCAGATTATGGATGATCTAATCCATAAAAAATAATTTATACACATTTTATATGGGGTTTTAATGCCTTCAATTTTTATTACGGTTATAATACCTTCATACAGGCCAAATGATTTTGTCTACAGGGCAATAAAAAGCGCCCTAAATCAAACTTTAAGCGCAGAATTTTATGAGGTAATTGTTGTTTTAAATTATACTGATGAAAAAATTTCAAGCATGGCCAGGGAAAATAAAATAAAGGTATTATACGTGGATCAAATATCATTATCTCCAAAATACATTGAGGCTATTAAAATATCCATGGGCAATGTAATTTGCTTCCTTGATTATGATGACCTTTTTTATCCGGAAAAGCTTGAATACATTTATAATGAATTTAAAAATAATAAAAATCTTGTATACCTGCATAATAGGTGCACATTTATAGATGATAATGATAAACCTGTGAATGAGGGATACAACAGCCCCGATTTTAATCTTTCATCAATATCGATTAAAAAGGATATAATAAATATTGATTATTTATCAAGGGTTACAGCATTGTATGATACCTTTTTTTATTATATATCACTTGATTCAGCCGGTGAAATTAAATTAACAAGAAAATTTTTAACGTACTATAGATTCCATGAAAGTACAAGCAATACTTTATCAGAAGGAATCGAACGATGGAAGAATAAGATGGCCATATATATGAAATACCTTAACTCGCTTGAATCAATGTACAGTTTTTTAAAAAGTAAAAAATCCAGGGTTCTTGCCAGGGATTATATAATTTCCTTAAAAATAGAGCTAAATATGCTCCATGATTTATTAAATTCTGGAAAAAGATATGAATTGAATTATGATGATATATTATTCTGGCTTGCGGTTCCAAGCTATAAGGCAAATAAATTGCATTATCCATTTAAGTTTATTAAGATAATTCAGTATGGCATGCCTGTAAAATACAATAAAAGGATTGAAAACTATCTATTAAAGATTTAAAACAGATATTTATAATACCTAAATATATAATACAAAATGAAAGACCCAAGGATACTTCAGATATGCCATGGCAGGATCATACCTGAGTATGTAAGTGCCTACTCTTTAAGATGCCACACATTGATTAAGGATTATGAAAATAAAATCCTGTTTTCTGTGGGTGGAACAGTTCTCCGGCATGAATATAAAACAATGCCCATCAGTTTAAATCCATTTTAATTATGATTATGTCAATTATGCATGGCAACAGGTTATTTGAAATATTGCTTTCAAAAGGAAAATATTTAAGGAAAAAATATTTGTGTTGTTTTTGGGCACGTTTTGGTGGGAAACTCTTCCTATTTTTATAAAATTCTTCGAATGAAAATACTTGCATCGAATTATATCGGTTCGCACAAATTTTATTAAACGTTTATCCCAGAACAATTAACTTGGTCTAACCCGGTCCAAGTCTAAATAATAAACAGCTAAATTCCTTTGGATATATAGGCAGGATTGTTAAGGAAAAGGGAATACAGGATGTACTAAGGGCTTGTAAAATATTAAAGGATAAAAACATTAAATTCAATTTTTATATAGCAGGCGACGGCAATTATAAAAACGATTTAATGGAAATAACAAAAAATATGATTTATTTAATAATGTTCACTTTCTTGGCAGTGTATCAGGAAATGAAAAGGAAAGGTTTTTTTCAAGGATTAATTTCTCTGTGCTTGCATCATTAATGTTTGACGATCTTCCATTATCTGTGGCTGAATCAATGGTACGTGAAGTGCCTGCAGTTGCAAATAGTATAGGCGGAATACCTGAGCTTATAGATGACGAAATAAATGGTTTGCTTGCCAGACCTTATGATTATAACGATCTTGCGGAGAAGATCGAATACATGCTATCAAATAAATACGATTTAAAGGAATTCGGGAAAAACGGCAGGAAAAAGGTTATGGAACTATTAAGCGCGGAGAGGCACCTATCAAGGCTAATAAATATTTATAACAACATATATAATTAATAATGCAAAAAATTTTAATAAAAATTCTTAATAGACAACAATGAAAATTCTCGTAACAGGGCATAAAGGCTTTATTGGCGGACATATATACAATTATTTAAAATCAAAAAACTATGATGTTTACGGCTATGATATTGGAGATTCCTTAAAGGATATTAAATATGATTATATTATACACATGGCCGCACGTGGTTTAATAAGATTATCAAAGGATTATCCATATGAATACTTTTCTGATGGTTTAAATTTAACAATGAAATTTCTTGAAATTGCCAGAAAAAACAACTCAAAGTTTATATTTCCGTCATCTGGTTCCATCAAAAATCCAACAAATCCATACTCTCTTGCAAAGAAAAACAGTGTTGAATGGATTAAATTATATAAAGATCTATATAATATTGATCATTATATATTAAAATTCTACAATATATATATGGTGAGCATGCCAAAAAGGGCGCTGTTTATCTATTTACTAAAGCTGCATTAAAAAATGAAACAGCAACAGTTTACGGAGACGGTTCTCATGTCAGGGGCTATCTCTATGTTGGTGATGTTGTAAAATTAATAGAGGATATTTTAAATAATAATATAATACCAGGTGAATATGAAGTAGGCTCTGGTATTGGAACATCTGTAAATGATTTAATAAAGAAAATCGAGGCAATAACAAGCAAAAAAATAAAAGTTCAGTACAAAGATTATATTGTCGATGAGGCTGAATCATTGATAGCAGAAAATACAGTAATTAAAGACCCAACATCACTTGATACCGGTATAAAAAGGGTTATGGACTGCATTATAAATGATAAATAATAAGATTATTTAATAATAAAATAATTGAAGGCAATGCCATTTGAAATACAAAATACGGAAATAGAAGATGTGAAATTAATAAAGATAAAAAAATTTGACGATGAGCGCGGTTTTTTTGAGGAATTATACAGAAACAATGTTTTTCATGAGCTTGGCATAAAAAATAATTTTAACCAGGTAAATCTTTCATACTCTAAAAAGAACGTTTTCCGTGGATTTCACTTCCAGAGAAATCCGAAGCCACAGGGAAAGCTCGTCACGGTTATATCCGGTAGAATCATTGATTATGCAATAGATCTAAGAAGAAGATCTGTTTACTATAAAAAGCATGTTTGTTATGAACTGGAAAACGGCAGAATGCTTTTCATTCCGGAGGGCTTTGCCCATGG from Picrophilus oshimae DSM 9789 includes:
- a CDS encoding winged helix-turn-helix domain-containing protein — translated: MRKYRTQTEIKIEILSYVAKDDATVSDIVRDIEVPYTRAKVYMDQLESSGLLKKLSEKDYKITEEGYKFLNEYKKVQRLLDLYGLSSKKKDD
- a CDS encoding SDR family oxidoreductase, translating into MKILVTGHKGFIGGHIYNYLKSKNYDVYGYDIGDSLKDIKYDYIIHMAARGLIRLSKDYPYEYFSDGLNLTMKFLEIARKNNSKFIFPSSGSIKNPTNPYSLAKKNSVEWIKLYKDLYNIDHYILKFYNIYMVSMPKRALFIYLLKLH
- a CDS encoding glycosyltransferase family 2 protein produces the protein MPSIFITVIIPSYRPNDFVYRAIKSALNQTLSAEFYEVIVVLNYTDEKISSMARENKIKVLYVDQISLSPKYIEAIKISMGNVICFLDYDDLFYPEKLEYIYNEFKNNKNLVYLHNRCTFIDDNDKPVNEGYNSPDFNLSSISIKKDIINIDYLSRVTALYDTFFYYISLDSAGEIKLTRKFLTYYRFHESTSNTLSEGIERWKNKMAIYMKYLNSLESMYSFLKSKKSRVLARDYIISLKIELNMLHDLLNSGKRYELNYDDILFWLAVPSYKANKLHYPFKFIKIIQYGMPVKYNKRIENYLLKI
- a CDS encoding glycosyltransferase family protein, yielding MDQLKILRINARTTFPGGVESYIKNVNSMLLKKNIQTFTFEINVTDYDFDYGGNYYVVKKDNSPFKRVINDAYYDDYVYKKLNEIYNNFKPDIIHLHRFKVDY
- a CDS encoding glycosyltransferase family protein; the protein is MICPISTLVRPGGTVCDGGIKTRCMFTGCKTGLNVPYEILRYHSFLKNHSIIKMYLTPSNALTNYIKSFIDSSVETLYSFINFPERLDKNNEENSFGYIGRIVKEKGIQDVLRACKILKYKSI
- a CDS encoding protein kinase domain-containing protein, whose amino-acid sequence is MNVSKNQKDSALTLNKARKALKSSISALSIIVILMLFYMLYDIIMGKIKIDSLFFYIITFIDIFFILFITNNVFNRVITIGKSMVFIAFSVALSIFLKQASLYTSQLSLIIPVYGKLIAPIAVSISIMLIGFFSIRMGGKILKFVELNRKNKARLFISYAMFIITLIFFLGTIFDLIPFIHLSRMFDFKSIPFLVIFGSVLSSPLMATELTGTLVLASELTVPLEFDTKNVKTKTVSKTLKYDTTAQTRVIDKTNLPPIDNWDPNVWLGENLYGYNITKVLGKGGTSYIILGKLFNSSYAMKIPIFTRSTSSMTVSTYQDLMDESNTLREISSKSRYMVKLYAIHADKLIMKSIVSGNSEMYFSNPPVMIMEAMWGGDASKLIYNDNIYLSSKWPYVVAYIIEKMAYAVAVMHENGYVHLDLKPENFLFDRIPGNTISDLISNIKSGSLTPKLSDLGSAVKIGRPPTQYTRSYVSFEQIAAIINKSPTTPAMDIYSLGAATYSMLTRKPYNNPLFLKKSDEVVDVYLAYLRKDPTVNRHVLNTKLVELRKAFLVQPPVSGVPREFQAVLSRMTSKNPRLRPTAADVARKMHSIYKKYI
- a CDS encoding glycosyltransferase family 4 protein, which translates into the protein MRILEIAYAPPESGGGVERFSNGLSLYAAEKGNNVTVIISGKCNNIFNENNVNYVQLKVKSPFFRKLLFNIKVYFYAKRNKTKFDIIHINGDNGCLASKIKGIKKIMTLHGTSRFSAGFDLNKIMHGSLIWYLKHPNLTVSYYLEKYAAAKSDVVISVSSRLTEILKKIFHRDDIITINIGIDINYYKPGNKMELRNQLNLKNDAIYALWVGMSPQRKRLDFSIKLIKNSRNMHLICIGNTGTYENDDRIHIMGHVDDSVLLKYYQACDFLLLPSVSEAFSLTVIEAMACGLVPVTGKNVYTPGLKNNINSFIASSDDEYINIINKIENNPEILSKMSENAIQNALEYSSYKSFEKYLQIMDDLIHKK
- the rfbC gene encoding dTDP-4-dehydrorhamnose 3,5-epimerase, which translates into the protein MPFEIQNTEIEDVKLIKIKKFDDERGFFEELYRNNVFHELGIKNNFNQVNLSYSKKNVFRGFHFQRNPKPQGKLVTVISGRIIDYAIDLRRRSVYYKKHVCYELENGRMLFIPEGFAHGFLALEDSYVLYLATNEFDIKLDSGVIYNDDELNIKLPDNITISEKDRSLKKLNELDIDF